The stretch of DNA ATTTACCTTACTGCTGTATCGTAATGATTCTGTCTTTGGTTAATATATCCTGATATGCACTGAAGACACAGGAACACCTATAGATGCATTAGAAAGCACATGCTGAAGATAACACAACTATTTTCtactaaaccaaacaaaacccaaaaaggtTGAAACTGATCTCTGGTTTGAGGTCACTTTAACAGCCAGCAAAAAACTGACCaacataattaatttatttggcCTTTACCCTATCCTTGTTTTTTGCCTCAGCCTCAGAGCTCTGTCAATAGCTCTCCCGAGCGCagtgcacagccccagctggctTCCAGGCCTGTTTCTAGATTTGGGATTTATAAGCTAAGGCCAAGGGAAGACCCTCCTCAGGGTGAAACTCCATGCCTACCGCACGGTTTCCACTATCTACTAATCCTGCTGCAGGCAAAGCATTGGGAGGATTTACAAATACCTGTGGGAGGGTTTACCGGTgtgtgaggggaggggggcCGAGGGGGGGAAGGGCCCTGCTGTGACCCTAGGGGCAGTGCCCGGCCGCAGGGCCCGCGGCTGCTGGGTCGCCTCAGGGGAGCCGAGCACCGGCGCCCGCCTCACCGAACCTCAGCTCGCACCTCACCCCGCATTTCGCCCCCCACCTCACCTGAAACCGCGATACGACCACCTCCGGTACGCGGTCACAGCAACAGAAAGGGGCGGGGCGCAGCGCGCGGCGTTCCCCATTGCTATggcgccgcggggggcggggcctaGGTttgccccgcccccgccgcctctccctccctcccgcccgCTCTCCCGCAACCGGTACTTTCCCGTGACGAAAAGTACAATGAGATCCAAGCCCCGGGAAGGCGTTTCTTTGGGATCGGAAGCGCAATGAACAAACACACAGCAGGATTTCTTTTATTATCAAGCTGGGAAGCCAGGGCAGCGCCTGCTGCCGGACCCCGGCCAGCTCGCGCAGCCCTCGGGCAGGCGGACCGGGGTGAACTCGGGTGTGGAGGGAGGGTGGGCTCAGGGACAGTTCGCCACCAGCGCCCACAAGCAGAgctcctgggctgcaggcaccagctgcctcctgctcgCTATAAACCAGCTTTTTTCAAGTCCTCTGGCAGCACCCGGCCTTTCTTCCGGGCCCTGGCTTTCTTCTTCTCTATCCTatccttcttcttcttctgaaTGTTCTTGCGACGCTTTTCCTGCCGCTGTTGCATCCTTTCCACCACTTTTTCCGTCCGCTCCTCCCACCGCCTTTGGCGTTGTGCTTTACGCTTCTCCTTACGCTTCAGAGCTTCTTTCAGACGCTCCTCATTGTCACGAATCTTCACGCCTTCCGCCTTATAGAGAGCATTTGTCCATTTCATCTTGTTCTCTAGCTCCTCAGCTTTCTTCTGGTCCTTATCTTTGAGTTCCTCCAGCTTATTCTTCCTGGTCTCCAgcctgctcagcagctgcttgtAGTTTCTGCCCGTCAGAGGAGTGATATTGCCTTtcactgctttcctcttctccttcttcttctggATCTTGCTCAACTCATTCTCCCCATGGACCTCGACCCTGTTAAAgacaacctcagctgtgctctcctcctttttgctttctggctCTATTGGTACCTCctcagtttctttcttctctgtttttgcCTTCATCTTCAACTCCTTCCGTCGGcgcttctttctctctctctcatacTTCCTCCGCTGCCTCTTCTCCAGGACTGCAGGGGGTAATTCTTTGGCATCATCCTAAGAAGAATGGATATGAATCAGAAACCTTAAAGGGataaagcagaatgaaaagtGAGAGGTCCCCAAGTTCCTGATCTTACACTTCTCCTAAGAAACTACTTGTGATGAGCTGTGGGCTCAGCTTTTAGAGATACTAAACACAGTAAAGGTATTTCAAACCCTTTACTCTCCCTCAACACCTGGTAGCTACATTCCCTTTCAGGCTCttagtgcttttctttttcctaaaaatcaCCAGAGGCATGGTCTCCTCCAGCTCAGGCCCCTAGCTCTTCTCATGCGTTTAGACAGACCACAGAACGCACACAGCTCTCCCAGCAATACCTACAGGCACATCCTTAGCAGGCAGAATTAGCTTCTGAGCCCTGTAAGGTCATAGTCTTGCCCCCCTATCCCCTGGGAGGCTAGGGAGAATTTACATTGCATAAACACACGTATAGATACATATTAAGACTTCTCATACTTGTCCAGAAGCTTTTTTAATCTTCTCATGTAGTCTCTGACGCAAGAGATTCAttgcagaaaaagaaggggaaaacagtTCACTTTTGCTccctgaaaatgaaaggaaataaaaacacttaaaaagaCAGCACTAGCTAAACAGAAGAACTTTCTATGGCTATGGGAAAAGCTCTGAGAACTCCTTACATGCTGTGAATAGAATGGAAAACCTCAACAAACCAAGAGTTTCTATTTCATTGGTTTCTTTAgtacaggggtcctcaaaccacggcccgcaggctggatacggcccaccagggtcctcaatccagcccctggtatttacagaaccccccctgccccaccccggccgggggttggggggtgaAACTAAGCAGCCGCACATGACTTCCTGCCACTTGATCCGTGTGCCGGcaccctggttaaaaagtttgaggacccccgCTTtagtattttgccttttctgcctGTATTATCATCCAGTGCTGCCCCCCAGAGTGGCCTGGCATGCCCCTTGGCTGCCTGACAAGCACCAAGCTAGTGGAAACCAAGATGCTAAGGACGTCTTTTCTTTGTGATCAGGCTTTTCACATTCATAGTGGAAAGCCAACTTGGCACGACAGAGATTGCATCCATGTGATAATTCCCAGAAGCAACCCAAATACATAAACACTCTGCAAATCAGTTTAAATGCTATTTCCAGAGAGCCGCCCAGTGGTGATGTTACGAATTTGTGTACATAAGCAAAAGTTTTTTTGCCACACAGCATAAGcaagatgtttttatttcagctgaactTCTTAAAGGATTTCCAAACTATTCATGTGTGAAGCAACTGAAAAGCAGCCATCACAGCTCAGGTAATTTCAACATGACCTTGACAAAGCTGGTATTCTTACCAGGAGCTGAACCctcatttctgctctgtgtAACACCCTGTGGAGATGATTTGCTGGCCTGAAGGGCTGCTTTCTGTCCTGCAGTAGGTTTACTGGCGTTAGAGACCAGCTGTTTGACTGAAGGAGCATTTGTCTCCTCAGCTTGCTTCCTgggtttctttctcttctttttcttgagCTGTCTGCCAGCATCCTCAGGCTGACCTGGCTTAGACACTagaagacaaaaccaaattaagCAAAATAGGACAATGCTACGTTCCCACTTCATAACATTCAGTTATTACTGAAGACCAAAGTTCCAGCACTGTGATAGCATATCTCAATCttaaaaaattacacattttggGACTTCGACCAAGCACGCTTGCACATCTCAGTAAAATCCCAGTTCCCAGAACCAACCCCCACGTGCACAACAGCAAGGACTCCCAGGACCAACAGTGCAACCTGCAAAACATGCCCAGCAGCCCcgagtttttttccttaaaaaccaGCACGATGCCCCTCCCGCGGGCTAACCATCCCGTGGAGGCAGGGCTGCCACAAGCCCGGAATCCCATGGACGGGCCGGGAGAGCCAGAAGCCGAAGCATTACAGCTCCCTTACCGAATTTCCTCTTCCGCGGCTCCGGGGCGTGCTGCACGCAGACCTTCCTCGCCAAGCCCTGCAGGTAGGAGTCCTGGGCGGCCAGGCTGGCCATTATggccccggggcggccgggccctAGGGGAGGCGctgccctcccagctcctcagcGTGGGCAGGCCtcaggcacagccagcaccgCACGCCCCCCCTCGTGCGCTGCCGCCGACCGGAAGTGACGTTAGCGCGGCGGGCAGGAAGTGACGTTAGCGCGGCGGGCAGTCAGGGCTCGGCTGCATGAGGCGCCGCAGCGGAGCGCCCGCTGGCCCCGATACGGGGCTCTGCCGCAGTCCGCTGGGCCCAGGCGCCGGGGTCCCCGCGCTGCCCCCGTTTCCTCCGGTCGGCCCCCAGCCACCCGCAGGGAGCCCCCCGGTCCGTGCAGCGCCCGGCCGGCTACCGGCGGTGGCGATCAGAGGCCGGCCTGTACCGGCCCGGGCGGGCCTAACAGCAAGAACGATTTCAGTGGCACAGGCCCCAAGCGGGGCATCCAAGCACATCCCCTGTAATATCCTGCTGTCACAAAGCCTGGTGGCTGAAAACACACGCCttaaaaattatacaaaagAGTTAGTTTTATTAAATCACctaattacaaaaataaacggaatggaagaaaattaaaagaaaacaaattacacCAAAATTCACATCCTGGGAAACCAATGTTACAGCAGAATGCTGGGAAGCTCAGCTACGCGGCTGGAATGCACCCGTAGCTCCGCCGTGCCCACCCGTGCTCCAGTTCAGCTGCGCGGCTCTGGGTGACCAACCACCACAAAGGGGAAGGGCAGATGTGCCCAGTGCcaaacagctgcagaacaagCACCGAACATGTTTCTTTGGAAGGAAACTAAGAGTACCCGAGTATCCCTCACTGCTCCATACACCCCAGTCATCTCAAGATTTTTTATTAGACAAAACCATTAGCCAGCATTAACACTGGGTTCATGTTAGCTCAGACTATGTTAACAACTTCTGTTAACTGAAAAATGAATCAGACTAATGAAAGCATGTTGGAGCTTCTATCT from Falco biarmicus isolate bFalBia1 chromosome 9, bFalBia1.pri, whole genome shotgun sequence encodes:
- the SURF6 gene encoding surfeit locus protein 6; the encoded protein is MASLAAQDSYLQGLARKVCVQHAPEPRKRKFVSKPGQPEDAGRQLKKKKRKKPRKQAEETNAPSVKQLVSNASKPTAGQKAALQASKSSPQGVTQSRNEGSAPGSKSELFSPSFSAMNLLRQRLHEKIKKASGQDDAKELPPAVLEKRQRRKYERERKKRRRKELKMKAKTEKKETEEVPIEPESKKEESTAEVVFNRVEVHGENELSKIQKKKEKRKAVKGNITPLTGRNYKQLLSRLETRKNKLEELKDKDQKKAEELENKMKWTNALYKAEGVKIRDNEERLKEALKRKEKRKAQRQRRWEERTEKVVERMQQRQEKRRKNIQKKKKDRIEKKKARARKKGRVLPEDLKKAGL